The window ctggatgtgTATAACACATTAATGCTAAACAGATTCTCACATATTATCTGATTGGTAGAACTCACGTTACTTTTGCTACATATGGGCCCCACAGTATGTGATTATATATGAAATTTGTACTCCTATACTTAAAAATGTTTGAGCAGTCCTACTTTTAGACTAAGAGAGCCCCAAAAGGGATAGAGTGACAAAAATGTATCAATCATATCTTTGAATAGCTGGACTCTTTCTTGACATATCTGAAAACGGCACTCAGACAGATGCCTGCTGCCCACTGATAAATGACATTGATTACCTGTGTCAACGTCATTACCCTCCCCTTGATTTAGGACCTGAAATATACCACTTTCTAGGAGCTGAGGAGGGACAAAATTTACTAATTGCTGATTACAATGTCAATTGTAACTAACTCTCAAGTCTGAGACACAGGATTTTGCAACCCTGTTGCCTTCCCAAACATGTCTATTTAGTTAGGCACCTTGAAATTAATCCTTCAAAGCAGGGCTGACAGAAAACACAACCTATATGGTCAAATGATGAACTCTCATAAAAGACTCATAGGACGTTTGTTTTTCTTGGGAGCTTGCCACCTTCTCTTTGCCACACAGCCCTCAtctctgcccagcccagcccaggggccTGGGAGGCACCCCCCATCCTAACCCCCAATCTTCACTGTGTGGCCCTTAAACCAGAATCCCCTTTCTGTGGGAGATTCAGCCCTTCACACTGCGAGCTGACACTTACCAGTTGCTGAAAAGCAGGCTGATCTATGTCACTCTGCAAGGCGAAGTCACTCAGTACTTTCCAAGGTGGCTGGTAACTCTGCACCTCCACTGGGTTTGCCTGTAAGCCACCGTCATGTCTCTCTGGACTGGCAGCCACCATGGGAGTTCCTGTCATCCCCTGGATATTCTGTGAATAGCACCCCCCCCATCCCAACATGTTAATGAGCAAACTCCCTCCCTCCATTGTCTGCACAGGCTAAACAAATATACCCAGGTATTATCTTATCTATATGGTGGCCTTTATTGACTCAGTTAATCTGCTGCACGTAGGGATATGAGCAGGagttcagttttgttttcctgtgtttttgtttttatgcttcTGTGGCCTGGCCTTTTTGGTCTGCTTGGATCTCATTAAACCAAATTCTACTGTgaatttcttccttcccttcctctcctggttTATCCCCAATTCCTCCGGTCAGCCCACTGGCCTGAGCCACAGGAAGCTCAGGCAGACCGGCCTCCCTCCTGTCTCTAGACGTGGGGCTCCCTCTGGTCCCTAGGCCGGGCTTCCAGAGCAGTTTCAGTTCGCCTTCTCCCCAGGCCGCTCTCCCTGCAGGGCCAACCCCCACCACACGCCTTTTGGTCTGGCGTATTAAGCACTAACCAACTTAGAAAGTGCCCTGGCCCAAGGTTGGCCGGCCTGCCAAGTTTAATGACAGCAGATTTTATGGCATTTAAAAATAGGGCCaatgcagtaaaaagaaaaagaaaaaaaaaaaaagaactctctaGGTTAATTTAATCAGAAGGCCTGAGGGGTAGGCACTGTGGACCCAGGATGATCGTGGATAATAGTACCAGAGGCCTGACCTCTCTGGAGGCCCCGGCTTGACCTTGAGCAGAGGGTGCCTTGTTTCTGTGGGTCACCTTGCAGGACCTCACAGGCCTCAAGGTGCTACAAAAGGCCTAGCCAGGATTGTGGGGGTGTAGTAAGGGGGGGACTAGAATGACTCCAAAACCCTGAATTTCATGGGAAGCAAAGGAGttgtccctcccttctttccccagcACAGGAGGAGGGAACTAAGGACTTGAATGTCAAAACCAGAGCCTGGCCTTGctgctgcctgcccacagaggggcagcaggtggagggcagggaggagttGAAGGGCATGAGCCCGTCTGTGCAGGTTGGGGTGCtgtgcttcctccctcccctccatcaGGCCAGCTGGCCCTGGGATGCCTCTCCCTGGGGGATGGGGCAGGACAGGGCTGCCTGTTAGGGCTCCCGCTCCAAAGCAGGGTGGCTGGCTCGTGTGCCAGCCAGCTAACCTGGGCTGCCAGCACACACCTGGCCGGCCTCCTCGGCTCCTCTGGGGTCCCCTGCCCATCCCCGGGGCCACTCACAGTTTTGTCATTGGGCTGCTGCTGCTGAAGCTGCTTCATCATGATGCTCCGCTTCTTGTCCTTGCACCGCTTGTTCTGAAACCAGACCCGGATCACCCGGGGGCTGAGGCCAGTCATCTCCACTAGCTGCTCCTTCATGAGTGCATCGGGCCGCGGGTTGGCAGCATAGCAGGTCCGCAAGGTGTGCAGCTGCTTCTCGTTGAGCACGGTCCGCACGCGGGTGGTCTTCTCAGGCTGCTTGTGCACGTGCGGCCGCAGGGCTGGCTGCCGCGCGGAGATGGGCTCCGCTGCGGGGAGAGGGGCACGTGAGTGCAGGCCGGAGCTGGCCCGCCTGCCGCTCCGGAAAATGGTCAGCGCTCCGCAGCCTCGACAAAGCGGGGGCAGCAGAGGTGAAATAAAATCTCGCTCTCTAATATTAGAGGTCACTACTAAGTAATCTGCTCCAGAATGCAGCCTCTGCCCCAATTCTGTCCGAACATCGGGAGCAAAGGGGCGCAGCTCCAGGGCTGGTCACTCTGCTCCAATAGGGGTGGTGTTTTTTCAGTGttgttcctcctccctccttgccTTTCCTCACCCAGACCAGACCCAGGTTACATCAAGTATCCCCCACCTCCaggctcttgggcagaggtcaCACACGGTCCCAGGGAAGGTAATGCAGAACACTCCAGTGAAAGCCAGAGACACCGCACCAGCCTGGAAATCTGCAACACGGAGGCCGAGGAAAATTCTGCCAGAAAGCCTTGAACTTCAGTCCCTAGAAGCCACTTCTGTCAAGGGACTAAAACAATTCTGTATTTCGGCCATCTCTCCAGTCCTTGATCTCTCATAGCACCGAATCTACCTGGATGGTCCCGAAACAGGAGGACCCCCACCAAAGGAAAACTGAAACTATGGAGAGGCCTAGGCTCTTAAGAGGACAGCTGGGAAGCCTCCGGCTCCCGATCTGTCCCCATTCTCcagcctcctgtctctctccccacaagCAGTGCACACACAGGTTGCTCCCAACAGAAGTTGCCACCTCCGGCTTTGCCCCTGCAAGCAAGTCACAAATCCCCCAGGGCGGAATTCTTAGAGCtgccaggaagcagagggggtAAGCTGTCGTTTTCTCAGCCAGTGTTTAGTGGGAACTGATACTTTAAAAATGCACCAGGGCGGATCTATTCATGACCAGAAGGCAGGATTGGAAACATTGTCTGCCTTCTTACCCCTGGCCCCTCCTGGTCTACCttgctacttctcctctcctttctgggGAAAAGGCCCTCTGATCTGGAAGGTACAAATCCTACAGCTTCCAGGATCCCCTGGGGTCAGGTCAACACCTATGGGGTCAATTTACTGTTACAGACACAGGACCGAAATGAAATTCTCACCAAATCACTTGGAATGAATGGTTTAAAGGGGCAGGCTCCCTTTAAAAGGCAATTACTGCAGATTAGCTTGTTGACAGTTTTAAATTACAGCTCTGTGCCAGGGCCTGCAGTTAGTAAGACTGTatcttttcatgttcattttctcacaaaaggataaaaataaattttaaaactgtttcgcGAGTGTGGGGGCAGTTGGTAAGGAAATGGGATCAGAGGGGCTGATGACTTCAGGCCACCTAAACTTCCTCGCTGGGTTGGAGGAAGCTTCTGGGGGCCCGAGCTCCGCCCCTTTAATTAGGCAGCAGCAGGGTGAGTACCTGGCCAGAGCTGGTGCCCATTTTCAGAAAGCTGCTACTTGAAGGCCAAGGTGAGCTGAAGTACTGTTTAGGcgtgtgtatacatgtgtacaCAAGTGGTGTACATTCATGTGTACCCATATTTAGACACACAGACCTGCAGGTGTGCTGCGGGAGGTAGAGGGGACAAATGACCGCTCTGAACCCCGCTGTAGAGCCGTGCAAACAGCACCCCTTCCACTTCGGTTAACTGCAGGCTACCTCGCTGCCAGGCAACTGCCCTGCGGTGTGGCGCAGGGTTGCAGCGGCGGCCAGCGCAGTAGCAGCAGAAGGGGCAGGCTGGCCTGGCCTCCGAGCCGGCCGCCCTGCCTCGCTCTCTCCGGGCCGAGGAGTACCTGCCATTTGCAGCGGCCGCGCCGGGTGCAGGGGGCTGAGCGGGTCGCCGGCGCCTAGGCCGGCCCTCTCCACCACGTCGTGGTCCGCGCGGCAGAAGAGCCCGTCCTCCCGCAGCGCAAACTCGTCTCCGGGGATGAGCTGGCGGCTGCAGGCCACGCAGCGGAAACACTCGATGTGGTACACCTTGGATCGGGCACGCATCACGAAGTCGTTCTTGCTGAAGCCGATGCTGCACTTGGCGCATTTGATCCCGTACAACCTGCGCGGGGCCCGGCCGGGCGGGAGAGAAGCACAGGGACAGGGGTCACTTCAAGCGGACACTGCCCCGCCGGGAGTCCCGGCCACAAGGCCCTGAGTCCCCCGAATCGGGATTAAGCAGACAAGCTGAGGACGGAAAAAACAGATGTGGTTCGGTTCCgcttcctctgcctctcctttcccttttggAACCTCTCCTGCTCAGTCGTACCTCTTAGCTCACTCACCCAGTCCACACTAAGGACAAAAGTCTGATGTGCTCTAACGCCTGAGCCGCGGCTCGAGCGATCAGGGTGCCTCTTGCGACTCCACAAAGGAAGGAGCCCCGGAGGGACTCCGGGATTCACCGGACCCACACTTCCTGGAAATGTCTCTAAACCTGCAACCGAAAGTCCTCcttccaaggaaaaaagagactgTCACCCCAGTCGGGTGCAAACTCACGCAAATGCACAAGCAAAAGGACAAAATGAAACCGAAGGGCCTCCAGAGCCCTCGCTGCACAAGTACAGCAGCTCCGCTGGAACTCGAGATTTCTCGGCCAGCAACAATGTTAACAGAAAGTTTCCTCTGCGGTTTTCCCTGCATTATTATTTCCAAAATTTGCTTTTGTCCTCTCAATCTCTTTCAAGTGGCTGAAGCATCTACCTCAACTTCAGTTTGTTTTTAGAGCCATGACcagccagaaaacaaaacaaaacaaaaaaagaaaagatccatGTCGACCGTGTTCCTTGCTTCTGGCCTCTCCTTACCAAGAGACAAGCTTTGTAGGCTCCTTCTCTGCAACCCCGCCAGGACCCCCTCTCCAGGTATAAGTAACAGCAGAAGCGGGGGCATTCCTACAGACAGaatggaagagaggaaaagaccCACACGAAGCAGGGAGGGGGACAGCCCGCTTCTCCACGGGGAGAAAGGCTTGTAGAAATCTAAATGATCTCTCTGTTCTGCTTTTACAACTACAGGATTTCAAAGGGACAgggactcacacacacacacacacacacacacacacacacacacacacgaatggaGAGTGAGTGGAGAAGAAAAGGTAAAAGCAACTTGCTCCTTCTCCAAACATGTATCCAGAATTAGGAACATGCAGGTCTGTATGCAACTGGGCAAAACACTATCTCCAGTGGAGTAACGACACTCCTGGAGGTGCGGAGTGAGCTCCTCTGCAGAACCTGCAGTTCACACACCAATCAAGTAAACAATGGAAAAGGCTCATTTGTCAGAGGTTAGAAGGTAGATTCAAAAGTTGTGCCTCCCTCCGCCTACTCCATGTGAGATCTTCCATTTCATAGGATGAGGACTTTACCTTGCTTGTGACCAAACAATTTGGgaaacccctcccccttcctcggGTTCCCCTCTTCCCCATTTCCTCCCACTCTTCCCCTACCTCCATCAAAGTAtttataagttgtttttttttgcactgTTCAGTTGTTTCTGTCAAGAGTCTACTCTATTTCATgattttaaagtaagaataaaaaccCCTGGATACTAGGTGAACGGGGAAAAAATTATAAGGGCACAATCTTGACTAAACTAAGTGCTTACCTCCCAAAACGCCATTACTTACAAAAGCTATTTTCTTCTCCATAGCCGctagacaatttttttaaatttaattttggtgCTTTTTAATATAATAGCAAAGGTGTGATCTCTTCTGTTTGTgatagaaacaataaaattttctttagaaattcGACTGGCTTCCTAAGGCAGGTAATGAAGTTTCTGACATAGAtacacaagtcaaagaaaatttgaGATTAGCAAAAGCATGAAGTTTAGATGCGGAACaaactgaaaggaaaaacaaacaaacaaacaaaaaaactcagaaagTTCCTTAGGTGGTTTTAGTCTTGTCAATATGGGTAATTCACTCATTTTATCAGTTACCAGATTTTAATGTGAGAAAGGAAGCTGTTCAATTATCTAAATATACCAATTGTTCGCAGACAGATGATGGGCAATTTGATCTGCTCTGTCTAATTCATCAGCTCAGataagataagaaagaaaagacagtcaGATGTCACCAaagggttaatatttaaaaagattaaatttcCGGTCGTTTTGCAGGGAATATTTgggttgcttttaaaatttttcaggtaGAAACGCTTAGACTAAAAAGTAAAAGGCTAGTTGCTCTTTCAAAATGCATCTTTAAATGTGTACGTCAAACTTTTATTTCACCCATTACATTGACATCTCCAAAGATTTTATAAGTTACTAATCAAATGctgaactaaaatatataaaaaagaaaaacactgtacaatacaataaaaacaatttttaaaaaatttagaacctCCAAATTACCcgtctttaaattgtttttttttttgtttgtttgtttggcttgGAAGGgggatgttaaaaaagaaaaataatttcagcaCCACAGATTCCAAGAGCAATTTAACAAGCTTCAATACCACAAAAAAGGTGAGGACCACTATCAAATTTTGTGGAAGTTTCCTCCCTTAAAATGCAAGATGAACAGCATAGTTTAAGTAATACACATTCAGGGTAACTTCTGCCTGCCGGACTCCACTAAGGCAAACTTTGCAAAAAGGCAAAGCCACAGCAAATAATAAAGAGTGAGGAGAGACAGGGAAATCTCACAAAATTAAgtaagcagtatatataaatGGCATACCTGATATAATCTCTTTTACAGTAGGTCTTTCCATCTCTAACAAAGCACGTACAGCTCTCATCCAAATACTGATTACACTCCGCACATTTCAAACATGCCGCATGCCATTCCAAATCCGGAGAAACCCTCAGAATATACTGATCGTGAATTTGATTGCCGCAACCAACACATAGGGAAATCAGAcgtttttctgaaatgaaaataaatacatgattGACTAACCATTTACTTCCTACAGAGATAAACACACTTTTAGTGTAGTTCTCTTATAGGGCGTACTCtaagagttttttttcttctttctttttttttttctttaaagagtatTGCACTTTGGTATGGTAATTGAAGTGTGCCATCAAAACCCTGactcattttaaaaaggaggtgGAATATATGTAAAATGCAGATTTGAATAGTCTACATTTGTAAGCCTAGCACACAATCAAACCCgttcattttgtatttctttttcctccctcctccctctttgccATAACCGCTGGGAAAGATTACGGATAAGTCAAGTCAAAGAAAAGGTTTTGACTAGAAGCGTTAAGTGAACGCAGGGATGTCTATATTTTCCATGAAGCACGCTCTTAAATAGCACCTAGGACTGGATATTGTTAGCAAAAGCACACATCAATACAGTTGTCACTCGTTCTCTTTTGCAAGTCTAATGCTACTTCACATCTCGGAGTACTGTAGGTGCAGGCAGACCTTTGCAACAGACTAACCATCTCGGAGAGCTCAGGATTCCCGGGGAGGAAACTACCACTTAGCACCAGAAGGCTAGGGGCTTTGGAGGGCACCCAGACAAATTCAAACACAAGGTACGCTCAGTTTACCGGAGATGAGAACCAACCGCAAAGCATGCAGGCGTGGCGACAACGAGAAAaagccactttctctctctctctctctctttctgtctctccaggCAGTGACTCCAACTCCGAAGAGCCCCTGACCCCCGTGCCTGAGAGAGACCCCCGCACAGACCAGCACACCGAGCCCCACAAGGTAAAAGAGCCTCTTACTTTTTGGTGGATCTCCCATGTCTCCCATATCTGTAAGAGGGAGTAGTGTCCACAGTGCAATGGTGGTTGTACAGTGGTGACCAGCACACAGAGAGGATGCTGGAGCTGTGGCTAAGTGGGAGACAGTGGCCCGGGACTGCGAGGCTGAGCGCGCCGCTGCCCGACCGCGCCGCGCCCTCGCGGGTCGGGGAGTCCAATGGGAGCCGGCGGAGCTGGCGGAGCGGAGGCGCTGCGGCGGCGGCGGACTCGGCGCGGCTCGGGCACCTCTCTTCCTTATCTCTTACTCAAACTTCTCTGCTCCAACTCAGCTCCATCGCCATTGGTCTGACGCAGCGCGCGGGGACGTCAGGCGAGCGCCGCGCCCATTGGCTGCGGGGCGCGCGGCGCAGCTGTTCTGATTATCATATTTCAGCCCCGCCGCGGCCGTGCGCCACTGACCGTGCGGCGAGCCCGCGGGAGAGGCTCCGGGCTTCCCGGCCACTTGATCGGGCGCGCCGCTCTCCCCCGGCGCCCGCTGCCCGGCCGCTCTGGCTCCGGGCCGCCCGCTCacgctgctcctcctcctcccgcccccctcCCGCGCTCCTTCCCGGCCACGCCGCCTGCGCCCTCGCCGCCTGTCGCGCCGCTCCTCCGCCCTGCGCTCCTGGGGTCCCAGCGGTCCGGCCGGCCGTGTTGCGCGCGGGGCTCCCTTTTCTGCCGCCGGTGGCAAGCGGCTGGTGGGTAGGTCTTCCTGACGATGAGATCCCTCCCGGGTTCTAGGAAAGGGGTCCCTTCGAACAGCTCGGTTTGCTCTCGCACTTGGGCGCACAGCTGCGGGCCTGGCCGCGCTCGGCTGCCGGGGAGGGTGAGTCCCCGAACCGGCTGCGCCGGGCGCGCTGGGAACCGCCTCGGAGAAGAAGGGCCGGGAACGGGACGAACGGACCCAGAGGGATTGTTCGCTCCTGCTCCCCCAGGACCCCGTTCTCTCCGACCCCAGAGCTCCAGAAGCGCGGGGTGGGACGGAAGGGCGCTCTGGCCTTAGCGGGCAATCGGTCGGAGAGGTGCAGGTAAAGCCAAGTGGGCTCCGCGggcccctttctttccctccggCCCGCGACGTCCGCTTTGCAGTATTAATTCCAGAGTTAGGAAGCGTGCTAACTCGAGACCAAAACGAAGTGGTCTTCCAGTAGTTTCGAGCTTATGAAGAGGTTATGTCCTGccccgtgtctctctctctgctgatCTCCTGCCCTTTGTTTCAGAGCAAACATGTACAAGTAGCTGGTAGCGTTTTGGTTGATTATAAGGGAACGTTCCTTGCctctagagattttttaaaatgcgtTCGTTTAAGGGCGTGAAAAGGGAGGGGTTTAAGGAAGAAGACCAGTGAAATGGGTATTTCACTTAACCGTGTGTGTTAATCTGATcattttctctcagaaaaaaccTGGAGAGGGAAGAATGTGTGCTGCAGCTCTCCAGTACcccttttcaataattttttacatgTCATCTTTCAGTCTCCCTAAAACAAAGTCACAGTGAGACCACGAAGAACCCAACAGTCCTCTGAGAGCTTCTAAATAGCTATTCCTTATCTGACGTGGGTGCCAATTTTATCTGAAAAGGACCACAAACCCAAGCAGCAGCAGAAAGCGTAATTTAGGTGTCTAGTTGCCGAGTAAAACCGGTGTGTTAGGACACTCCTTTCTTTGTATCGTTTGCTAGATCTCGCCCTTGGTAAGAGCCGCGAGCCCCCAGCCGGCCTCACTGGCTCGGTTCTCAAGGATAAGGTTCTCCAGAGCTCAAGGAGCAGCCAAGATGCGTGCGTTTCTGCCTGATCTAGCCGAGGCTTTGTCGATAACATGCATTTGTTGTGTTTTGCTTTCTCTCAGGGAAGATCTCTAATTGGAtctcatactttatttttattgtaagttATGTCAGAGTTAGTGTGTGAAATCGAAAATTGGATGCAGATAGGCTGGTAAATCGACCAGATTTTTGGTTTTAGTTTTCGGTGGTAGTTTCTAGTCTGGTATTATATGCATGGAGCCTTTTGTCAGCTGCTTTTGCAAAACTGATGCTGATAATCAACGGGAAGCAAGCCTTCCTCAATATACGGGCATGTTTCCAGTATAGATAACCAAGTTGACTCTAGTTtttaaaagagatagagagataccACTATAAGACCAGAAAGTAAATAGAGGATTTTAACCAATCATATTCCATCATGCTACCTTTATAACAGGGAATTAAACGACAGAAGCAGCCAGAGCCTGATGACTTACATTTCACAAAGCACCCTAACCATCCATCCTGCTTCAAACAAGCCACTCTCTCAGTGTTGGCGTTGTAACTCCCTAAACTAATAAGCTGTTCCAAAGAATTATTGCTGATGTTGATAGCAAATAGAAAAGCTGGCATGTACCTTGCAGAAAACCGTTAGTAATGGGCAATTTTATAAACATGGTGAAGACAAGTGATTTGCTTGCTTTAGCCCACGGTTATTGCAAACAGGTATTTTCTTAATAAGTTCCTAGGCAGATAGATGTACAGATCAAGCAGACAGTATCACTGTCCGAGGGGGAAATTTGAGGGAACCCAATAATTGATGTTGTTTCATGATGGCTGTGCTGTGGAGTTGTGTCTGTTGACAATACATTTTGCATTAAAATCAAAGTTTAGGTAGAGACATTGTTTCACTTCACTTGGAAGTTCAAAAGTAACCAGAGATTATTCCTGTTTACTTAACTGATATGTGCATTTAATGCATTAAATATAtctgtaaaatttttttgtaatttttaaataaattttatcaaattgtGATTAGCAATATTTCCCCCCAGTATTCGGTCACAGGAGCGACCTCTTGTGTTCAAAGGGAGGATTAGACCCTCTCGTCAAAAACGGACTCATTTTGACCTTTGAATATTGTCTgttaaaaaaatgtatccttCATAACAGCAGTGGTATGAATCCCCTGGTGTGAGTCCTCTAGTgatgagaggaaaagaagacTGAGTAGTTATTAAATATAGTTTCAGTTACTTCCAGGCCACACATATATACTTCACAGTGTCTTTGAATATAATAGAGATGCTAAGATTTAATAAGTTCCACTTGGGTCTGTGACATCTGCCCACGTGTACCTTCCAAGCTTGTCACACTTAAAACTCCTGGTGAGCTCTTAGGcctgtatatttatttgtgtgctgttggtttctctctctgctttatttaaaatggaaaaaattccaAATCGAACTTAATTTCGCATACAGATTCCTGAACAAATAGGTTCTCAAGATACTTTTCAAAAATCAAAGAAGGTTTTAATTGCAATTGAAAAGTTACATTATACATTTAGGATTTATTTATTCCACTGCAACCTCTGGGAGATAAAAGTGAATTTTAGATGGGTTCTTTGGGAAATGATGTACAGAAAGGTAGAAAGCTTTTCCCTCCCAACCAACCAGGACTGGGAAGGAAGGGGGCTTTGATCAGTTCTCCCTGAACCACATATTTGTGTGGGAACTTTTTCCAGGGATGCCGCGCTCTGTTTAGCCTGCATCAGAATCCACTTGAAAGGGTAGAATCACAGCTGGGATGCAAATTTCTATAAACAAGGTATTcggatgaaaaaatatatatgttactgaaggatttatatttatttattttctgatatcCCAAGCATGTAATTGGGGGGGGAGATGGGTagtatcaaaacaaaacaaatagaaacgAATATATTTTATTCACCTCAAGAAACAGGTATAAAATATGTCCCATTCCCcgttatttttaccttttttctgtGTAGTCTAATCATGTAGAATAGAAGAAGACTATATAAAGCATTAGTATCTTAAATCGTGCCTGATACTCAGATAAAATCTATGTGTAGAGGGAGTCAGGATTAACCATTTAAACTCCAGCTAAAACAAGTTGTGGGTGTTTAGAGCCGATTTGTCTCCCAGTTTTATTGTTGGAGGACGGAACCAAGAAAATCTGCACTGTTCatttcagaggaaaaagaaaaggggccTTCTTTATGTACCATTGGTTATGACAtgattgtctctctctttcactttttttttgagaatactAAGTAATGCTAATAATAAAGGCAGTTGCTCACAAGGACAACAGCAAACCTGCAGTTATGATTCTCATTTTATTGCCCAGGACTCCTGCTGCGATGGTGGTTTTGTTGAGTGTCAATTGCTTTATTAACCAGTTAAAACAATCTGGGTGAattagcaagatttttttttaatctgtagcGAGGGCTTCCTAGCGGGCGTTTGTGAGTTCAGGTAGTTTGTCACCCGCGTTGCTGGTGTTCTTTCCCGGCAGACGGAGTGGGAGGAAGGCAGCGTCGGTGTGCGGTCTGCTGCTCGTCTCAGCCGAGCTACAATTCCAGGCTCCCGGCCGCTGCGAAGCCGCAGGCTCGGGGCAGGCGGAGAAGGTGCGAGGGGCCGCAGCTCCGGGCCGCTGGAGTTGGACCAATCGAGGGCAGAAATAGTGCATCCTCTCTTTAAAATTGTGTTTTGGGAAGTATTTATTAGGATTTCACAAAAGCGGCTGGCAGTGTCAGGTgaaccttttttccccccttagttttctttttggggggagggagggtttCCCCCTCTTTTTGAAGCCCTAGGTAACTTGAAACAGGCCATTCTTAACTGGACCGGGGTTGTGTGTGGAGCCCTGGGCAGAGCTAGTGAGTGCGGTGTGCTGACTAAGGTTCTGGCCCAAGCTCGCACTGAACCCTCCCTGTGGCAAAGCCCTCCTTAAATGTATCCGATTCTTGCTGGAGATAGGTGGAGTCTGGGGAGGCAAAAAAGC is drawn from Saccopteryx leptura isolate mSacLep1 chromosome 1, mSacLep1_pri_phased_curated, whole genome shotgun sequence and contains these coding sequences:
- the ISL1 gene encoding insulin gene enhancer protein ISL-1, translating into MGDMGDPPKKKRLISLCVGCGNQIHDQYILRVSPDLEWHAACLKCAECNQYLDESCTCFVRDGKTYCKRDYIRLYGIKCAKCSIGFSKNDFVMRARSKVYHIECFRCVACSRQLIPGDEFALREDGLFCRADHDVVERAGLGAGDPLSPLHPARPLQMAAEPISARQPALRPHVHKQPEKTTRVRTVLNEKQLHTLRTCYAANPRPDALMKEQLVEMTGLSPRVIRVWFQNKRCKDKKRSIMMKQLQQQQPNDKTNIQGMTGTPMVAASPERHDGGLQANPVEVQSYQPPWKVLSDFALQSDIDQPAFQQLVNFSEGGPGSNSTGSEVASMSSQLPDTPNSMVASPIEA